One stretch of Candidatus Bathyarchaeia archaeon DNA includes these proteins:
- a CDS encoding FecCD family ABC transporter permease, protein MEKLGDSIALRKATFAQVMFILIGITIILFFFSLGIGRYSISLDTTVRCLLMQGNVDPTVKTVIFQIRVPRVLAALLVGAVLSSSGSAFQGVFKNPLVSAQLLGVSAGAGFGAAMAIIMNWGISAIQLCAFVFGVIAVVATYSLSRVYKSSSTLGLVLSGIIIGSFFSALVSLIQYQADPRGTLSGIVFWLMGSLATIKGSTLLQVAPVMLAGLVGLLLIRWRINILAMGEEEAQSLGTDLRKTRGLVILFSTLATAAAVSVSGVIGWIGLVIPHISRMIVGPDYKKLLPVTMLLGAIYLLIIDNIARTMTEGEIPIGILTALIGTPFFAYVLWKTKVGGA, encoded by the coding sequence GTGGAAAAACTAGGAGATTCGATTGCCCTGCGAAAAGCAACTTTTGCCCAAGTCATGTTTATTCTCATAGGCATAACCATCATCTTATTCTTCTTCTCGCTGGGCATTGGTAGATACTCGATTTCCTTAGATACAACCGTGCGTTGTTTACTGATGCAGGGCAACGTTGACCCCACCGTCAAAACCGTCATCTTTCAAATCAGAGTTCCACGAGTCCTAGCGGCTTTGCTTGTTGGGGCGGTTTTGTCCTCTTCCGGTTCTGCTTTTCAAGGCGTGTTTAAAAACCCGCTTGTGTCCGCCCAGCTATTAGGCGTCTCCGCAGGCGCTGGTTTTGGGGCAGCCATGGCGATAATAATGAACTGGGGCATCTCGGCAATTCAGCTTTGCGCTTTCGTCTTCGGGGTAATTGCAGTTGTCGCCACTTACAGTCTTAGCCGCGTGTACAAAAGCTCTTCTACGTTGGGGCTGGTGCTTTCAGGAATAATCATCGGCAGTTTCTTCTCTGCCTTGGTTTCCCTTATCCAGTATCAGGCTGACCCGCGGGGAACTTTGTCGGGAATCGTTTTTTGGCTTATGGGTTCGCTGGCGACAATAAAGGGCAGTACTCTGCTGCAGGTGGCGCCGGTGATGTTGGCGGGGCTTGTGGGACTTTTGCTGATTCGGTGGCGCATTAACATCTTAGCCATGGGCGAAGAGGAAGCGCAGTCTCTTGGAACTGACTTGAGGAAAACACGGGGCTTAGTGATTTTGTTCAGCACGTTGGCGACCGCGGCTGCGGTTTCTGTAAGTGGCGTAATCGGCTGGATTGGCTTAGTCATACCCCACATTAGCCGAATGATTGTAGGTCCCGACTACAAGAAGCTTCTTCCTGTAACCATGCTGCTGGGCGCCATTTACCTGCTGATAATCGATAACATTGCACGGACAATGACTGAAGGCGAAATCCCCATAGGCATATTAACGGCGCTTATTGGAACTCCGTTCTTTGCGTATGTGCTTTGGAAAACAAAGGTAGGTGGAGCTTAA
- a CDS encoding ABC transporter ATP-binding protein has translation MLRVENASFSYDKEKTIFENVSFSVGKGEVFGVLGPNGSGKTTLLKCIANILPLKAGAVLFDGKDLRTFSRQSLSKHIGFLPQMHVSSYPFSVLDVAVMGRAPHLSLVSSPSEKDYRAAEANLKSLGILELADRPYTKLSGGQRQLVLIAMVLTQEPALLLLDEPTSHLDFGNQVHIVETMQTLSKRGLSVIFTTHFPNHVFQLSCKSALMNQGKLITVGQADEVVTEERLKEIYGVDVKIFYAENVAQKVCIPVKMSSSGSL, from the coding sequence ATGCTGCGAGTGGAAAACGCCTCTTTTTCCTATGACAAAGAAAAAACCATTTTCGAAAATGTTTCCTTCTCGGTGGGTAAAGGCGAGGTTTTTGGGGTCTTGGGACCTAACGGTTCAGGCAAAACCACCCTGCTCAAATGCATCGCAAACATCTTGCCGCTCAAAGCAGGCGCAGTATTGTTTGATGGGAAAGACTTGCGGACGTTCAGTCGCCAAAGCCTTTCTAAGCATATTGGGTTTCTGCCGCAGATGCATGTTTCCAGTTATCCTTTTTCAGTGCTGGATGTGGCGGTTATGGGTCGCGCGCCTCATTTGAGTTTGGTTTCTTCCCCCTCAGAAAAAGACTATCGCGCCGCTGAAGCTAACCTCAAATCTCTTGGAATTCTCGAATTGGCTGACCGACCTTACACCAAACTCAGCGGCGGACAACGGCAGCTGGTGCTTATCGCGATGGTTTTGACGCAGGAGCCTGCTTTGCTTCTTTTGGATGAACCCACTTCGCATTTGGATTTTGGCAACCAAGTGCACATAGTTGAGACGATGCAGACGCTTTCCAAGCGTGGGTTATCCGTGATTTTCACCACCCACTTCCCAAACCACGTTTTCCAGTTATCCTGCAAAAGCGCCCTTATGAATCAAGGCAAACTTATCACGGTGGGTCAAGCCGATGAAGTGGTAACTGAAGAGCGCCTCAAAGAAATCTATGGCGTAGACGTAAAGATATTCTACGCCGAGAACGTTGCCCAAAAAGTCTGCATCCCCGTAAAGATGAGCTCTTCTGGTTCGCTATAA
- a CDS encoding helix-turn-helix domain-containing protein, which translates to MSGSEEETYSIMFSSLRHPARRKILRLLSERKMTFSQMLEELAIPSSHLTYHLENLGELVIKDDDGKYKLSSFGKASVSMMKGAEEVPDIQAKRFSALPLRWKSLYAILLIAIIVLASMSFVQNNAISSLNSQYDTLKSDYDKAQQQIQQLSSWSTSATQAMTIIRDVMQIDLSKYQTTLESNTVEDRADLGNIIEEVIQYSFVNTASRFELTIIFRNGHFSLFQLTQREGYPNYPLIYSRSQPTDTLEATKGLLDRYQVIMNATYVGEMTELLATANGASSSGETLGNTKLDIPNYGPNAQINLLFTDNGNDFAGKRIHVSFLNNVIVELSDDWFLYEIGDLHVNVNQEQAIQIAKNAARSYTINASGTMISDFEILDSPASAEFYPHTRPDVSLTLYPYWYVTLHLDKTYPGGFTVIAVGVWADNGEVANIQALSGG; encoded by the coding sequence ATGTCAGGTTCCGAGGAAGAGACCTACTCAATCATGTTCAGTTCCCTGAGGCATCCGGCGCGCCGCAAAATTCTTCGGCTGCTCTCAGAAAGGAAAATGACATTCTCGCAGATGCTTGAAGAACTTGCAATCCCCAGTTCACACCTGACATATCACCTTGAGAACTTGGGTGAATTAGTAATCAAGGACGACGACGGAAAATATAAGCTGTCCAGTTTTGGCAAGGCATCTGTGTCCATGATGAAGGGCGCTGAAGAAGTTCCCGACATTCAAGCTAAACGGTTCTCGGCGTTGCCCTTGAGATGGAAATCCTTGTACGCCATCTTATTGATAGCCATCATAGTTTTGGCAAGCATGTCGTTTGTTCAAAACAACGCCATCAGCTCACTGAATAGTCAGTATGACACTTTGAAAAGCGACTACGACAAGGCACAGCAGCAGATTCAACAATTATCGTCCTGGAGCACATCAGCCACCCAAGCCATGACGATTATCCGCGACGTAATGCAAATAGACCTATCCAAATACCAAACGACACTAGAAAGCAACACTGTGGAAGACCGCGCGGATTTAGGGAACATAATTGAAGAAGTTATCCAATATTCATTTGTAAACACCGCAAGCAGGTTTGAGTTGACCATAATATTTAGAAATGGACACTTCTCGCTTTTTCAACTGACTCAGCGTGAGGGCTATCCTAATTATCCGCTTATTTATTCTCGTTCGCAACCCACCGACACGCTTGAGGCAACCAAGGGACTTCTCGACCGATACCAAGTCATCATGAACGCCACTTATGTTGGCGAAATGACGGAGCTTTTAGCGACAGCAAACGGGGCAAGCAGCAGTGGCGAAACCTTGGGAAACACAAAACTGGACATCCCAAATTATGGACCTAACGCACAAATCAACCTGCTCTTCACGGATAACGGCAATGACTTTGCAGGAAAAAGAATCCACGTTTCTTTCCTAAACAACGTTATAGTTGAGTTAAGTGATGACTGGTTCCTTTACGAAATCGGAGACTTACACGTTAACGTAAACCAGGAACAAGCGATACAAATCGCCAAGAACGCCGCGAGAAGCTACACGATAAACGCAAGCGGAACCATGATTTCAGACTTTGAAATCCTTGATTCACCCGCTTCAGCAGAGTTCTATCCGCACACCCGCCCCGACGTTTCCTTGACCCTGTACCCGTACTGGTATGTTACGTTGCATCTAGACAAAACCTACCCTGGAGGCTTCACCGTCATTGCAGTGGGAGTGTGGGCAGACAACGGTGAAGTGGCGAACATTCAAGCATTAAGCGGCGGATAA
- a CDS encoding radical SAM protein — MNKAPLYMVTWRCTRRCVGNCLYCSYTPPVKPEEAEVNTKLGYKIVDEVYDFGSPWFGISGGEPLVREDIFDIIEYARRIGFEISLITSGFAFDEKRLNRLIKNEVHTAVSIDGTPESNDIIRGKGSYDKALFAMKKLSENGLLDCVVTTMTKYNINDMAHPAKVAAELGARMIVYHNLVPVGRAGTNMPDLAPTADQYEEAFNEIYDLQVKYAGKLKVNVYSPFYARIVRQKNPVDFWDWFRNGYLGKCSIGGNYVSVTENGDYRACGFHEGYRVGNVKHKSLTSAWNDLQHNELYLKLRDKSNIKGKCGVCEYREICGGCRTRAEYYTGDIFESDPACNYIPKVLRGE, encoded by the coding sequence GTGAATAAGGCCCCTTTGTATATGGTTACTTGGCGTTGTACCCGGCGATGTGTAGGTAACTGTTTGTATTGTAGTTATACGCCCCCTGTTAAGCCTGAAGAGGCTGAGGTTAACACAAAGCTTGGCTACAAAATTGTGGACGAGGTTTATGATTTTGGTTCTCCGTGGTTTGGCATAAGCGGCGGGGAGCCTCTTGTTCGTGAAGATATCTTTGACATTATTGAGTATGCCCGACGAATTGGGTTTGAAATCAGTCTGATAACCAGCGGGTTTGCTTTTGACGAAAAACGGCTGAATCGCCTCATCAAAAACGAGGTGCACACTGCTGTGAGTATCGACGGGACCCCCGAGTCAAATGACATCATCAGAGGCAAAGGCAGCTACGATAAGGCTCTTTTTGCAATGAAGAAACTCTCAGAGAACGGTCTGCTGGATTGCGTCGTCACAACCATGACAAAATACAACATCAACGACATGGCGCACCCCGCCAAAGTCGCTGCTGAGCTCGGTGCACGCATGATTGTTTACCACAACTTGGTGCCCGTAGGACGCGCCGGAACAAACATGCCTGACTTGGCGCCCACCGCCGACCAATACGAAGAAGCCTTCAACGAAATTTATGACTTGCAAGTCAAATACGCTGGTAAACTCAAGGTTAATGTTTACTCTCCTTTCTACGCCCGAATCGTTAGGCAAAAGAACCCCGTAGACTTTTGGGATTGGTTCCGTAACGGCTACTTGGGCAAATGTAGTATAGGCGGCAACTATGTGAGTGTGACCGAAAACGGCGACTACAGGGCATGTGGTTTCCATGAAGGATACCGCGTAGGAAACGTAAAACATAAGTCCTTAACTTCAGCTTGGAACGACCTGCAACACAACGAGCTATATCTGAAGCTGCGTGACAAAAGCAACATCAAAGGCAAATGCGGAGTTTGCGAGTACAGAGAGATCTGCGGCGGATGCAGAACACGCGCCGAATACTACACTGGCGACATCTTCGAATCCGACCCAGCTTGCAACTATATACCAAAAGTACTGCGAGGGGAATAG
- a CDS encoding ABC transporter ATP-binding protein, whose amino-acid sequence MAEVILTQNLTKKYRNVCAVEDLNLRVHSGEIFGFLGPNGAGKTTTIRVFTTLSKPTLGEVSVAGFDVVKEPDKVKKVIGVVQQHLTLDLDLTVKENMELHARLHHIGGSERRQRINELLDYVGLTQQSNRMVPELSGGMKKAAMIARALIHHPKVLFLDEPTVGLDVQMRRRMWDLIRNLNSMGTTIFLTTHYIEEAEALCHRVGIVNQGHLIALGKPVELRQKVGLVAVETLEEGKPTCYQYFPDREAATQYVQTVPAEAKTIIIRDSNLEDVFVELTGKKVGDNQR is encoded by the coding sequence TTGGCAGAGGTCATTTTAACCCAGAACCTGACAAAAAAATACAGAAACGTCTGTGCAGTGGAAGACCTAAACCTGCGAGTACATTCGGGGGAAATCTTTGGTTTTTTAGGTCCCAACGGGGCAGGTAAAACCACCACAATTCGTGTGTTCACCACTTTGTCTAAACCGACCTTGGGCGAGGTCAGCGTGGCGGGGTTTGATGTTGTCAAGGAGCCTGACAAAGTTAAGAAAGTTATCGGCGTGGTTCAGCAGCATTTAACTTTGGATTTGGATTTGACGGTCAAAGAGAACATGGAGCTGCATGCACGTCTACACCACATCGGTGGCTCGGAGCGTCGGCAACGCATCAATGAACTTCTGGACTACGTCGGGTTAACCCAGCAGAGTAACCGCATGGTGCCTGAGCTTTCGGGAGGCATGAAGAAAGCCGCTATGATTGCCCGCGCCCTTATTCATCATCCGAAAGTGTTGTTTTTGGATGAACCCACGGTGGGGCTGGATGTGCAGATGCGTCGGCGTATGTGGGATTTGATTCGCAACCTCAACAGCATGGGCACCACCATTTTCCTAACGACGCACTACATTGAGGAAGCAGAAGCCCTTTGTCACCGCGTCGGGATAGTCAATCAAGGGCACCTTATTGCTTTGGGTAAACCCGTGGAGCTTCGGCAAAAAGTCGGTTTGGTCGCAGTGGAGACCTTAGAGGAGGGTAAGCCCACCTGTTACCAGTACTTCCCCGACCGAGAAGCCGCCACCCAGTATGTGCAGACGGTTCCAGCTGAGGCTAAGACCATAATTATTCGGGACTCAAACTTGGAGGATGTTTTTGTGGAGTTAACCGGCAAAAAAGTAGGTGACAACCAACGTTAG
- a CDS encoding ABC transporter permease, which translates to MWVDLRFLSRNWLKTLVTTLITPVLYLLAFGYGLGQGITVEGYSYLQFVIPGIAALTAMTTSFNAAGMKLHVDRLFYRCFDETLMSPVSFFSIILGKTLIGVVRGLMSTVALLVACFVFSPLTSVGVLFWLTLVSTCFVFSFLGVLVALIAKSHQDMNVFMSLVILPMSFLSGTFFSLSQVPEALRVVLSLSPLTHASFCLRASALGQPYPWLSLGVLLGFGVGFFALCFAALRRRNL; encoded by the coding sequence TTGTGGGTGGACCTACGTTTTCTAAGCCGTAACTGGCTAAAAACCCTTGTCACCACGCTGATTACGCCGGTGTTGTACCTTTTGGCTTTCGGCTACGGCTTAGGGCAAGGCATCACCGTTGAGGGCTACAGCTACCTTCAATTTGTCATCCCCGGCATTGCCGCGCTTACTGCCATGACAACCAGCTTCAACGCGGCAGGCATGAAGCTGCATGTGGATCGCCTCTTCTACCGATGCTTTGACGAAACCCTCATGTCGCCGGTGAGCTTCTTCTCCATAATCTTAGGTAAAACCCTCATAGGCGTGGTTCGCGGCTTAATGAGCACCGTCGCCCTGTTGGTGGCGTGTTTTGTCTTTTCGCCTTTAACCTCAGTTGGGGTGCTCTTCTGGTTAACTCTGGTCTCTACTTGTTTTGTGTTCTCCTTTCTAGGCGTGCTGGTTGCGTTGATAGCCAAAAGCCATCAGGATATGAATGTGTTTATGAGTCTGGTCATTTTGCCCATGTCTTTTTTAAGCGGCACCTTTTTTTCCCTAAGCCAAGTGCCCGAAGCGTTGCGGGTGGTTCTTTCTCTCTCGCCGCTGACCCATGCAAGCTTTTGCCTTCGTGCTTCCGCCTTGGGGCAGCCCTACCCTTGGCTGTCTTTAGGTGTGCTCCTCGGTTTTGGCGTGGGCTTTTTTGCGTTGTGTTTTGCTGCGTTGCGACGGCGTAACCTGTAG
- a CDS encoding NAD(P)H-dependent oxidoreductase subunit E, with translation MLKDDNRKMMLDKVIKKFDYEASSLLEILHKAQEFYGYLDKNLMTYIANALRLPPSHVVGVATFYSFFKLKAPGEHVVTGCLGTACYVKAVDEIMTAIEQEFHLKRGGSTSDGKLSLFTTRCIGACAMAPNIIVDDEVIGKATKEVVLERVRLTLAGGGRRS, from the coding sequence ATGTTAAAAGATGATAACCGCAAAATGATGCTTGACAAAGTGATAAAAAAATTTGATTATGAAGCCAGTTCCCTGCTGGAAATCCTTCATAAAGCCCAAGAATTTTACGGCTATCTTGACAAGAACCTGATGACCTACATCGCCAACGCGTTGCGTTTGCCGCCCAGCCACGTAGTCGGCGTCGCAACCTTCTACAGCTTCTTCAAACTTAAAGCCCCTGGCGAGCATGTGGTCACAGGCTGCTTAGGCACCGCCTGCTACGTGAAAGCGGTGGACGAAATCATGACAGCCATCGAACAAGAATTCCACTTAAAACGGGGCGGCTCCACGTCTGACGGCAAGCTCTCCCTGTTTACGACGCGGTGCATAGGGGCATGTGCCATGGCACCCAACATAATCGTTGATGATGAAGTCATAGGCAAAGCCACAAAAGAAGTCGTGCTTGAACGTGTACGCCTTACCTTAGCTGGCGGAGGGCGAAGAAGTTGA
- a CDS encoding NADH-ubiquinone oxidoreductase-F iron-sulfur binding region domain-containing protein, which translates to MKLDDLQKIAEHEVDFQRAYKHRINVCCSSGCVPFGALKVLKAFQEAVREFGVEKECKVARTGCVGTCSVGPAVIIDPGDYLYQSVTPEKVREIVRDHIVLGLPVKDMLYHGEAFFKKQRRLVLRNAGKIDPSRIEDYIAMGGYSAIGKCLATMTPQGVIYEVSRSGLRGRGGAGFPTGQKWSLVARTHTTPKYIVANLDEGDPGVFANRTLAEADPHAIIEGMLIAAYAVGAEKGYIYIRAEYPLAIQTLQKAIAQAKGMSLLGDNVLETGFKFDLELRFGAGAFVAGEETAILASVEGRRAMPRPRPPYPANSGLWGKPTLIQNVETLANIPVIIQNGGEWFSKVGTAKCSGTKCFSLTGQINNPGLIEVPMGITLREVVYDIGGGMQDNRPFKAVLVGGPSGGCLPEALLDLPIDYDSLTKVGAIMGSGGIVVIDDQSCMVDTAKFFTDFCVEESCGKCVPCRAGLVKIKETFENITQGTGKLDDIAALDKAGQYIKEASLCGLGQTAPNPVLTTLRYFRDEYVEHIVEKKCRAGKCFRNLKKEEDDAQ; encoded by the coding sequence TTGAAGCTGGACGACCTGCAAAAAATCGCCGAACACGAAGTTGACTTCCAAAGAGCCTACAAACACCGCATCAACGTTTGCTGCTCCAGCGGCTGTGTCCCCTTCGGCGCCCTAAAAGTTCTCAAAGCCTTCCAAGAAGCAGTACGCGAATTCGGCGTGGAAAAAGAATGCAAAGTCGCCCGCACAGGATGCGTCGGAACCTGCTCCGTGGGTCCCGCCGTAATCATAGACCCCGGCGACTACCTTTACCAAAGCGTCACCCCCGAAAAAGTCCGCGAAATCGTCCGCGACCACATCGTTTTGGGGCTCCCCGTCAAAGACATGCTTTACCACGGAGAGGCATTCTTCAAAAAACAACGCCGTCTGGTCTTGCGTAACGCGGGAAAAATTGACCCCTCCCGAATTGAAGATTACATCGCCATGGGCGGGTACTCCGCTATCGGCAAATGCTTGGCCACCATGACCCCTCAAGGGGTAATCTACGAAGTCAGCCGCAGTGGCCTGCGAGGCAGAGGTGGGGCAGGGTTCCCCACGGGGCAAAAATGGAGCCTTGTAGCCCGAACCCATACAACCCCAAAATACATAGTCGCCAACTTGGATGAAGGCGACCCCGGCGTCTTCGCTAACCGTACCTTGGCAGAAGCTGACCCGCACGCCATCATCGAAGGTATGCTCATAGCAGCGTATGCCGTGGGCGCCGAGAAAGGCTACATCTACATCCGCGCCGAATACCCCCTTGCCATCCAGACACTGCAAAAAGCCATAGCACAAGCAAAAGGCATGTCTCTGCTTGGCGACAACGTGCTTGAGACGGGCTTCAAGTTTGACTTGGAGCTGCGTTTTGGTGCAGGCGCGTTTGTTGCAGGAGAGGAAACCGCGATTCTTGCATCGGTTGAAGGACGCAGAGCCATGCCTCGCCCCCGCCCGCCTTACCCCGCTAACTCTGGGCTGTGGGGCAAACCAACGCTGATTCAAAACGTGGAAACCTTAGCAAACATACCCGTAATCATACAGAACGGCGGCGAATGGTTCTCCAAAGTGGGCACCGCAAAATGTTCAGGCACCAAATGCTTCTCGCTAACTGGGCAAATCAACAATCCCGGCTTAATCGAGGTTCCCATGGGCATCACCCTGCGCGAGGTCGTTTATGACATAGGCGGCGGCATGCAGGACAATCGTCCCTTCAAAGCCGTTTTGGTGGGTGGACCCTCAGGTGGCTGCTTGCCAGAAGCCCTTCTGGACTTGCCAATCGACTACGACTCCTTAACCAAAGTTGGCGCCATCATGGGCAGCGGCGGCATCGTCGTCATCGATGACCAATCCTGCATGGTGGACACAGCCAAGTTCTTCACCGACTTCTGTGTTGAAGAATCCTGCGGCAAATGTGTTCCTTGCCGAGCGGGGTTGGTGAAGATAAAGGAAACTTTTGAGAACATCACGCAGGGAACGGGCAAACTGGACGACATTGCAGCTTTGGATAAAGCTGGTCAATACATCAAGGAGGCAAGCCTTTGTGGATTGGGGCAGACCGCTCCTAATCCTGTGTTGACTACGTTGCGGTACTTCCGCGACGAGTACGTGGAGCATATTGTGGAGAAGAAGTGCCGTGCGGGTAAGTGTTTTAGGAACCTGAAAAAAGAGGAGGATGATGCACAATGA
- a CDS encoding 2Fe-2S iron-sulfur cluster-binding protein, producing MTVGTVKLKIDNVEVAVPEGTTILEAAKSNGIDIPTLCNLEGLSGYGGCRLCMVEIHGSPKLFAACVTPVGMGMEVITQSDKLREYRKMAIQFILSERTHICAVCVANNACELQKLANDLGVDHVMFEREWTRLPVDSTHDFLVLDRNRCILCTRCLRVCDEIEGVHTLDLKMRGKDAQVIIDLDEDWANSSSCTSCRKCAKVCPVGAIYVESVALEETKDKGIAEFVLSRRNRK from the coding sequence ATGACCGTTGGGACAGTTAAACTGAAAATTGACAACGTTGAAGTGGCGGTGCCCGAAGGCACAACCATCCTGGAAGCCGCAAAAAGCAACGGCATAGACATCCCCACCCTGTGCAATTTGGAAGGTTTAAGCGGTTATGGCGGCTGCCGCTTGTGCATGGTGGAAATTCATGGTTCACCTAAACTGTTTGCTGCCTGCGTTACCCCCGTGGGCATGGGCATGGAGGTCATTACTCAATCCGACAAACTCAGAGAATACCGCAAAATGGCAATTCAGTTTATCCTCTCTGAGCGAACCCACATATGTGCCGTGTGCGTTGCCAACAACGCTTGCGAGCTGCAAAAGCTCGCCAACGACTTAGGCGTGGACCACGTGATGTTTGAACGTGAATGGACCCGCCTGCCTGTGGACAGCACCCACGACTTTCTGGTGCTGGACCGTAACCGATGCATACTCTGCACTCGATGCCTACGCGTCTGCGACGAAATCGAAGGTGTCCACACTTTGGACCTGAAGATGCGCGGCAAAGACGCTCAAGTCATAATTGACCTTGACGAAGACTGGGCCAACTCGTCTTCCTGCACTTCCTGTCGTAAATGCGCGAAAGTCTGTCCGGTGGGCGCGATTTATGTGGAAAGTGTCGCTTTGGAAGAGACCAAGGACAAGGGTATAGCTGAATTCGTATTATCCCGGAGGAATCGCAAATGA
- a CDS encoding oxidoreductase has product MTSTSKVRVATVWLSGCSGCHMSFLDQDEALIDLAQQIQLVYSPIMDVKVFPENVDVTLIEGAVANEDQEELLKFARERTKILISLGDCAVTGNVPGLRNGITNSADAVLKRAFVETADMNPQIPTDVPTLLPKALPLHEVVKVDFYIPGCPPPADLINWVISRLMRGLPVNMEGRSKFG; this is encoded by the coding sequence ATGACATCAACAAGTAAAGTTCGTGTTGCCACCGTCTGGCTCAGTGGCTGCTCAGGATGCCACATGTCTTTCCTAGACCAAGACGAAGCCCTGATAGACTTAGCTCAACAAATACAGTTGGTCTACAGCCCCATAATGGACGTGAAGGTATTCCCCGAAAACGTCGACGTAACCCTGATTGAAGGCGCCGTGGCAAACGAAGACCAAGAAGAACTTCTCAAATTCGCCCGCGAACGAACCAAAATCCTAATCTCTCTAGGTGACTGCGCCGTCACAGGCAACGTGCCAGGGCTCCGAAACGGCATAACCAACAGCGCCGACGCCGTGCTCAAACGCGCCTTCGTGGAGACCGCAGACATGAACCCCCAGATTCCAACCGACGTACCCACGTTGCTGCCCAAAGCGCTTCCACTGCATGAAGTGGTTAAAGTGGACTTTTACATCCCCGGTTGCCCGCCGCCAGCCGACCTCATCAACTGGGTTATCTCGCGACTCATGCGTGGGTTACCCGTCAACATGGAAGGGAGATCCAAATTCGGATAA
- a CDS encoding Ni/Fe hydrogenase subunit alpha, translated as MKEIVINPITRIEGHAKVVIHLNDDASVRDARFQVTDFRGFEKFCEGRPYYEMPSITSRSCGICPVSHLLASVKACDQIVAVNVPTTAVLLRRLMHMGQIIQSHALNFFHLSAPDFLLGMDADPATRNIFGLIAKEPEIARQGIRLRKFGQEIIENVAGKKIHSSEWVVPGGAKWPLTKQRADYLLSNLPEALTITLKTIAMFKEWLSSCTEEVETYGDFPSLYMGLVTADGGLELYDGNLRIVDNDGKTAVDHVNPDKYYDDIGEAVEPYSYMKFPYYKPLGYPDGMYRVGPLARLNVCSHCDTPLADQELKEFKKLGKNGIVQSTFHYHYARLIEALFCVEKTKELLSDPEILSERVCRRVYVNNYEGVGIAEAPRGTLIHHYKVDPQGMIQKVNMIIATEHNNLAYNKAVTQVAQKYVKAESLQEGMLNRVEAVIRSFDPCLSCATHAVGQMPLEVQLIDSHGKLLDRKIRSPL; from the coding sequence ATGAAGGAAATCGTAATCAACCCAATTACGCGAATTGAAGGACACGCAAAAGTCGTCATACACCTCAACGATGATGCATCCGTCAGAGACGCAAGGTTCCAAGTTACCGATTTTCGGGGTTTTGAGAAATTCTGCGAAGGCAGACCCTACTACGAGATGCCCAGCATAACCTCCCGCTCCTGCGGAATTTGCCCCGTCAGTCACCTGCTTGCCTCAGTTAAAGCCTGCGACCAAATCGTAGCCGTAAACGTGCCCACAACCGCAGTACTTCTTCGCCGCCTCATGCATATGGGTCAGATAATTCAGTCACATGCCCTAAACTTCTTTCACCTGTCTGCCCCAGACTTCCTTTTGGGCATGGACGCCGACCCCGCCACCAGAAACATCTTTGGTTTAATTGCCAAAGAACCCGAGATTGCCCGCCAAGGAATCAGACTGCGTAAGTTTGGACAGGAAATCATCGAAAATGTTGCAGGTAAAAAGATTCATAGTAGCGAGTGGGTGGTTCCAGGAGGCGCCAAGTGGCCCCTAACTAAGCAACGCGCCGACTACTTGTTGTCAAATTTGCCTGAAGCCTTAACCATAACCCTCAAAACCATCGCCATGTTCAAGGAGTGGCTTTCTAGCTGCACTGAAGAAGTGGAAACCTACGGAGACTTCCCCTCCCTCTACATGGGGCTAGTGACCGCAGACGGCGGATTGGAACTGTACGATGGCAACCTGCGCATCGTTGACAACGACGGCAAAACCGCTGTTGACCACGTTAACCCCGACAAATACTACGACGACATCGGCGAAGCGGTTGAACCCTACAGCTACATGAAGTTCCCCTACTACAAACCGCTGGGGTACCCAGACGGCATGTACCGCGTTGGGCCTCTGGCTAGACTAAACGTGTGCAGCCACTGCGACACACCTTTAGCCGACCAAGAACTGAAGGAGTTTAAGAAGCTGGGCAAAAACGGCATCGTCCAAAGCACCTTCCACTACCACTACGCTCGACTAATTGAAGCCTTGTTCTGCGTAGAGAAAACCAAAGAGTTGCTTAGCGACCCCGAGATTTTGTCGGAGCGGGTCTGCCGCAGAGTCTACGTCAACAACTATGAAGGCGTAGGCATCGCAGAAGCCCCCCGAGGCACCCTGATTCACCACTACAAAGTTGACCCGCAGGGTATGATACAGAAAGTCAACATGATAATCGCCACGGAACACAACAACCTCGCTTACAACAAAGCCGTCACGCAAGTCGCCCAGAAATACGTCAAAGCCGAAAGCCTCCAAGAAGGCATGCTAAACCGCGTCGAAGCCGTCATACGCTCCTTTGACCCCTGCTTAAGCTGTGCTACGCATGCTGTTGGGCAGATGCCGCTGGAAGTGCAGTTGATTGATAGCCACGGGAAACTGTTGGACCGCAAAATCCGCTCTCCCCTCTAA